Proteins encoded by one window of Mycolicibacterium sp. ND9-15:
- a CDS encoding ABC transporter ATP-binding protein — MVLDHIDLELHAGSITAVVGSSGCGKTTLLRLIAGFETPDDGTITIGGRLVAGPGTAVAPHRRAVGYVAQDGALFPHLTVGQNIAYGLGGASRRAEIRARVGELLETVSLDPSYASRRPHELSGGQQQRVALARALARKPIVMLLDEPFSSLDTGLRASTRKAVARMLTDAGVTTLLVTHDQEEALSVADQVAVMRDGRFTQVGSPQQVYRQPADHFTAAFLGDCISLPCTVADGVANCALGKIRVAGSSSAGPATLLLRPEQLVATVISDTERLEGVGTVLSVEFLGHDVLLTVDPAGDADPIIVRQHSLDPPPVNAKVHIQVVGNGVAL; from the coding sequence ATGGTGCTCGACCACATCGACCTCGAACTGCATGCGGGCAGCATCACCGCGGTCGTCGGATCCTCGGGGTGCGGCAAGACCACACTGCTGCGGTTGATCGCCGGCTTCGAAACCCCCGATGACGGCACCATCACCATCGGCGGCCGGCTGGTCGCGGGCCCGGGCACCGCGGTGGCACCGCACCGGCGGGCGGTCGGATATGTCGCCCAGGACGGCGCACTGTTCCCGCACCTCACCGTGGGACAGAACATCGCCTATGGGCTGGGCGGCGCATCGCGTCGGGCCGAGATCCGCGCGCGCGTAGGCGAACTGCTCGAAACGGTCTCGCTGGACCCCTCCTATGCGTCACGCCGGCCGCACGAACTCTCCGGCGGCCAGCAGCAACGGGTTGCCCTCGCCCGGGCGCTGGCTCGCAAACCGATCGTGATGCTTCTCGACGAACCGTTCAGCTCCCTCGACACCGGGTTGCGTGCGTCTACTCGAAAAGCCGTTGCGCGCATGCTCACCGACGCGGGCGTGACCACACTGCTGGTCACCCACGACCAGGAGGAAGCGCTGTCGGTCGCCGATCAGGTCGCGGTCATGCGTGACGGTCGCTTCACCCAGGTCGGGTCGCCGCAACAGGTGTACCGCCAACCGGCCGACCATTTCACCGCCGCGTTCCTCGGCGACTGCATCTCACTGCCCTGCACGGTCGCCGACGGCGTCGCCAACTGTGCGCTCGGGAAGATCCGCGTAGCCGGGTCGTCTTCGGCTGGTCCCGCGACGTTGCTGCTGCGGCCCGAACAGCTTGTCGCGACGGTGATTTCCGACACCGAGAGGCTAGAAGGCGTCGGCACCGTGCTGTCCGTCGAGTTCCTCGGCCACGACGTGCTCCTGACCGTCGACCCGGCCGGGGACGCGGACCCGATCATCGTGCGCCAGCACAGCCTCGATCCGCCACCTGTCAACGCGAAGGTGCACATCCAGGTGGTGGGCAACGGGGTCGCGTTGTGA
- a CDS encoding AMP-binding protein — MTSLLIDHLRAYGDDIAVCTETQQLTYATLADLVQAAARDLGDTRRLVLLETRNDIETLVQYLGAHAGRHVVLLVPAGRDHSLILQTYDPDTVIGDGVVQHRRRAGSRALHDDLAVLMSTSGSTGSPKLVRLSHANLLANAAAVADYLDIRETDRAATTLPMSYCYGLSVVNSHLLRGACLILTDLSVTDERFWHLFRRHRGTSFAGVPYTFELLEQVGFDRMDLPDLRYVTQAGGRMPPEQVRRFAEQARDGSWQLFVMYGATEATARMAYLPPELALSRPNAVGKPVPGGSFTIEPVAGGSDGQVGELVYRGPNVMMGYAHDPADLALGKTVESLHTGDLARRAPDGLYEIVGRTSRFVKMYGLRIDLQRVESALSAAGVTAFCTNDDDRLLVAATGAHAERDVQRIAAEAAGIPASGVRAVWVGELPLLPSGKPDYRTVRELALAREVSPTTDLRGLFADVLQIDPTTIGPDASFVDLGGDSLSYVAMSVRLERALGQLPAEWQQRPLRELETLATPRRRRWRLWNATLETSVALRAVAIILIVGSHAELFELWGGAHLLLGIAGYNFGRFCLTPVPRTKRVRHLRNTIGWIALPSVLWVGVALLLTDDYTWTNLLLANKFFGPHDSMTAGRLWFVEVLVWTLVALALLFWLPAMDRVERQRPFAVAVVFAIAGLALRYDVLGLDMGRDAWFTMLAFWFFAIGWAASKATTIAQRALLTAVLAVALHGYFDSTLRALLVFGGLALVIWLPTIRCPAALVGAGGVLAEASLYTYLVHYQVYALFPGHPALGVIASLAVGILLTYLVTVLRRRVRTASPDSARYPAPR, encoded by the coding sequence GTGACGAGCCTTCTCATCGACCACCTGCGGGCCTACGGTGACGACATCGCGGTGTGCACCGAGACGCAGCAACTGACCTACGCCACGCTGGCCGACCTGGTCCAGGCCGCGGCAAGAGACCTCGGCGACACCCGACGCCTGGTCTTGCTCGAAACCCGCAACGACATCGAGACTTTGGTTCAGTATCTCGGCGCGCACGCCGGCCGTCACGTGGTGCTGTTGGTCCCGGCAGGCCGTGACCACTCCTTGATACTGCAGACATACGATCCCGACACCGTCATCGGTGACGGCGTCGTCCAGCACCGCCGCAGGGCAGGTAGCCGCGCCCTGCACGACGACCTCGCCGTGTTGATGTCCACGTCGGGCAGCACCGGCTCACCAAAACTCGTGCGGCTCTCGCACGCCAATCTGCTCGCCAATGCCGCCGCGGTCGCCGACTACCTCGATATTCGCGAGACCGACCGTGCAGCAACCACACTCCCGATGTCTTACTGCTACGGATTGTCAGTCGTCAACAGCCACCTGCTCCGCGGCGCCTGCCTCATCCTCACCGATCTTTCGGTGACCGACGAGCGGTTCTGGCACCTGTTCCGCCGCCACCGCGGCACCTCGTTCGCAGGTGTGCCCTACACGTTCGAACTGCTCGAGCAGGTCGGGTTCGACCGAATGGACCTGCCCGACCTGCGTTACGTGACGCAGGCAGGTGGGCGAATGCCGCCCGAGCAGGTGCGGCGGTTCGCCGAACAGGCGCGCGACGGCAGCTGGCAGCTGTTCGTCATGTATGGGGCGACCGAAGCCACCGCCAGAATGGCTTACCTGCCACCGGAATTAGCGTTGTCGAGGCCCAATGCGGTCGGGAAGCCCGTCCCTGGCGGTTCCTTCACGATCGAGCCCGTCGCCGGAGGCTCCGACGGGCAGGTCGGCGAATTGGTGTACCGCGGCCCCAACGTGATGATGGGTTACGCCCACGATCCGGCCGACCTCGCACTCGGCAAGACCGTCGAGTCACTGCACACCGGTGACCTCGCCCGCCGCGCTCCCGACGGGCTCTACGAGATCGTCGGCCGCACCAGCCGGTTCGTCAAGATGTACGGGCTGCGTATCGATTTGCAGCGCGTCGAGTCCGCACTCAGCGCCGCTGGGGTCACCGCGTTCTGCACCAATGACGACGACCGCCTCCTCGTAGCGGCGACGGGCGCACATGCCGAGCGTGACGTCCAGCGCATCGCGGCCGAGGCCGCCGGGATACCGGCGTCCGGCGTCCGTGCGGTCTGGGTGGGCGAGCTGCCTTTGCTGCCGTCCGGCAAACCGGACTACCGCACCGTCCGCGAGCTGGCGCTCGCCCGGGAGGTGTCACCGACAACCGACCTGCGCGGGTTGTTCGCCGACGTACTCCAGATCGACCCGACCACCATCGGCCCCGATGCAAGCTTCGTCGACCTCGGCGGCGATTCGCTGTCCTACGTGGCGATGTCGGTACGGTTGGAGCGCGCGCTGGGGCAGCTGCCCGCCGAATGGCAGCAGCGACCGCTGCGTGAACTGGAGACGCTGGCGACGCCGCGACGGCGGCGGTGGCGGCTGTGGAACGCCACGCTGGAGACCAGCGTGGCGTTGCGGGCCGTCGCGATCATCTTGATCGTCGGTTCGCACGCCGAGCTGTTCGAGTTGTGGGGCGGCGCTCACCTTCTGCTGGGTATCGCCGGGTACAACTTCGGCCGATTCTGCCTCACACCGGTGCCCCGCACGAAGCGGGTGCGCCACCTGCGAAACACCATCGGCTGGATAGCGCTCCCGTCGGTCCTGTGGGTCGGCGTCGCGTTGCTGCTGACCGACGATTACACCTGGACGAACCTGTTGCTGGCCAACAAGTTCTTCGGTCCGCACGACAGCATGACCGCGGGCCGCCTGTGGTTCGTCGAGGTTCTGGTGTGGACGCTCGTCGCGCTGGCGCTGCTGTTCTGGCTACCGGCGATGGATCGCGTTGAGCGCCAACGGCCGTTCGCGGTCGCCGTGGTGTTCGCAATCGCCGGGTTGGCATTGCGTTACGACGTGCTGGGATTGGACATGGGCCGGGACGCCTGGTTCACGATGCTCGCGTTCTGGTTCTTTGCGATCGGGTGGGCGGCGTCGAAGGCGACCACGATCGCGCAGCGTGCGCTGCTCACAGCGGTGCTGGCGGTGGCTTTGCACGGCTACTTCGACAGCACGTTGCGAGCGCTTCTCGTGTTCGGCGGTCTCGCGTTGGTGATCTGGCTGCCCACCATCCGCTGCCCCGCAGCGTTGGTGGGCGCGGGCGGGGTCCTCGCCGAGGCATCGCTGTACACCTACCTGGTTCACTACCAGGTCTATGCGCTGTTCCCCGGCCACCCCGCTCTCGGGGTGATCGCCTCGCTCGCCGTCGGCATCCTGCTCACCTATCTGGTGACCGTGCTACGACGGCGGGTGCGCACCGCGTCGCCGGATTCGGCTAGGTATCCCGCTCCGCGATAA